A single window of Tolypothrix sp. NIES-4075 DNA harbors:
- a CDS encoding glycosyltransferase, producing MKIALVHDYLTQRGGAERVFELLCKRYPEADIFTSLYDRQQTIDLGDRIVNTTFLQSIPGAAKYFRLMAPFYFPAFRALDLQDYDLIISSSTSFAKAVRKNPNSRHICFCHNVTRFLWDTETYLREYGDYRYFAPLIEQVFDVMRKVDLTYAQEPDLYIANSSIVARRIQKIYNKKAIVINYPIDTKKFIYSDIKDEYYLASARMISYKRLDIIVEAFNWLGWRLLISGNGPEQERLKSKALDNIEFLGHVTDARRTQLFSRATSVIVAALEDYGLVPVEANASGTPVIAYGAGGVLDTQVPGKTGVFFKRQTPESLQTALLEAREINWDYADIRNHAVTHFSEEAFFNQVEQVIDQTCSLHPSFI from the coding sequence ATGAAAATTGCTCTAGTCCATGATTACTTAACCCAGCGCGGTGGGGCAGAGCGCGTCTTTGAATTGCTGTGTAAGCGATACCCAGAAGCTGACATTTTCACATCTTTGTACGATCGCCAACAAACGATTGATTTAGGCGATCGTATAGTTAACACAACTTTCTTGCAAAGCATTCCAGGTGCAGCTAAGTATTTCCGCTTAATGGCTCCTTTCTATTTTCCTGCCTTTCGAGCCTTAGACCTGCAAGACTACGATCTCATCATCAGTAGTAGTACCAGCTTCGCCAAAGCAGTACGAAAAAACCCAAATTCTCGCCATATTTGCTTTTGTCATAATGTTACCCGTTTCTTGTGGGATACAGAAACTTATTTACGCGAGTATGGAGACTATCGTTATTTTGCACCTTTAATCGAGCAAGTCTTTGATGTCATGAGAAAGGTAGACCTGACTTATGCACAGGAACCTGACCTTTACATTGCTAATTCGAGTATTGTAGCTCGTCGCATTCAAAAAATTTACAACAAAAAAGCTATTGTAATTAATTACCCAATTGATACAAAAAAGTTTATTTATTCAGATATAAAAGATGAATATTATCTAGCCTCAGCCCGAATGATCAGCTATAAGCGCCTTGATATAATAGTTGAAGCTTTCAATTGGCTGGGGTGGCGGTTATTAATATCAGGCAACGGTCCAGAACAAGAACGCTTAAAATCCAAAGCATTAGATAATATTGAGTTTTTGGGACATGTAACTGATGCACGACGCACTCAGTTGTTTTCTAGAGCTACATCTGTTATAGTGGCAGCTTTAGAAGATTACGGATTAGTTCCAGTAGAAGCTAATGCTAGTGGAACACCAGTCATAGCTTATGGAGCAGGTGGGGTATTAGATACTCAGGTACCTGGAAAGACAGGAGTCTTTTTTAAGAGACAAACACCCGAATCTCTACAAACCGCACTACTAGAAGCCAGGGAAATCAATTGGGATTATGCCGACATCCGCAATCATGCAGTGACACATTTTTCGGAAGAGGCATTTTTTAATCAAGTAGAGCAAGTTATTGACCAAACTTGTAGCCTACATCCATCATTCATTTAA
- a CDS encoding NAD(P)H-dependent oxidoreductase: MIIVDRALQARAEAGKPVKVAMIGAGFMGRGIANQIANSVPGMELVAIFNRQIDAAKRAYSEAGIENVQVVSTVTELEDAIARGEYAVTEDAMLLCQAEGIDALIEVTGAVEFGAQVVMEAIAHRKHVIMMNAELDGTIGPILKVYADKAGVILSACDGDQPGVEMNLYRFVKSIGLTPLLCGNIKGLQDPYRNPTTQEAFAKRWGQKAHMVTSFADGTKISFEQAIVANATGMTIAKRGMLGYDFAGHVDEMTNMYDVEQLKELGGIVDYVVGAKPGPGVFVFATHDDPKQRHYLNLYKLGEGPLYSFYTPYHLCHFEVPLSVARAVLFSDAVMSPIAGPLVDVVTTAKIDLKSGETLDGIGYYMTYGQCERSHIVLEQNLLPIGLAEGCRLKRDIAKDQVLTYDDVELPSGRLGDKLRAEQNAYFATGKTLAAVG; the protein is encoded by the coding sequence ATGATTATTGTAGATCGCGCATTACAAGCACGCGCTGAGGCAGGCAAACCAGTTAAAGTAGCCATGATTGGTGCTGGCTTCATGGGTCGAGGAATTGCCAATCAAATTGCTAATTCCGTTCCAGGTATGGAGTTAGTTGCTATCTTCAACCGTCAAATTGATGCAGCCAAGCGAGCTTACTCCGAAGCAGGAATTGAGAATGTTCAAGTTGTTTCGACTGTAACTGAATTAGAAGACGCGATCGCCCGTGGTGAGTATGCTGTCACCGAAGATGCGATGTTGCTGTGCCAAGCTGAAGGCATTGATGCCTTAATTGAAGTCACAGGGGCAGTGGAATTTGGCGCTCAGGTGGTGATGGAAGCGATCGCCCATCGCAAGCACGTAATTATGATGAACGCCGAACTTGATGGGACGATTGGTCCAATCTTAAAAGTATACGCCGATAAAGCAGGCGTTATTCTCAGCGCTTGCGACGGGGATCAGCCTGGGGTGGAAATGAACCTTTACCGCTTTGTCAAAAGTATTGGTTTAACTCCTTTATTGTGCGGTAATATCAAAGGACTGCAAGACCCTTATCGCAATCCGACCACACAGGAAGCATTTGCCAAACGCTGGGGTCAAAAGGCTCACATGGTAACTAGCTTTGCAGATGGCACAAAAATTTCTTTCGAGCAAGCGATCGTTGCCAACGCTACAGGAATGACAATCGCCAAGCGGGGAATGTTGGGATATGACTTTGCAGGTCATGTCGATGAAATGACCAACATGTATGATGTTGAACAGCTTAAAGAATTGGGTGGTATTGTCGATTACGTAGTTGGAGCAAAACCAGGTCCTGGTGTGTTTGTGTTTGCTACTCACGACGACCCCAAGCAACGTCACTACCTCAACTTGTACAAATTAGGTGAAGGTCCTCTCTACAGCTTCTATACTCCTTATCATCTGTGTCATTTTGAAGTACCACTATCAGTTGCGCGTGCTGTCTTGTTCTCTGATGCTGTCATGTCTCCAATTGCCGGTCCGCTTGTGGATGTAGTCACCACCGCGAAAATCGACTTAAAGTCCGGAGAAACCCTGGATGGTATTGGCTACTACATGACCTACGGTCAATGTGAGAGATCCCACATCGTCCTTGAGCAAAACCTCTTACCAATTGGTTTAGCCGAAGGATGTCGCCTCAAACGAGATATTGCCAAGGATCAAGTTCTCACTTACGATGATGTAGAATTGCCATCAGGCAGACTTGGCGATAAACTGCGAGCAGAGCAAAATGCTTACTTCGCTACTGGAAAAACCCTGGCAGCAGTCGGGTAA
- the rfbC gene encoding dTDP-4-dehydrorhamnose 3,5-epimerase has translation MIFTETELKDAFVIDLEQKPDHRGFFARTFCAKEFEEHGLKPTVAQCNLSYNYKKGTLRGMHYQVSPATETKLIRCTQGAIYDVIIDMRPESPTFLSHFGVELSADNRRALYVPEMFAHGYQALTDDAEVVYQVGEFYTPGYERGLRFDDPFFNIEWPVDVTEISEKDLNWPLMRMMSVGGTSSR, from the coding sequence ATGATTTTTACCGAAACTGAACTCAAAGACGCTTTCGTCATTGATTTAGAACAAAAACCAGATCACCGTGGTTTCTTTGCCCGTACTTTTTGCGCGAAAGAGTTTGAAGAACATGGCTTAAAGCCAACTGTTGCTCAATGCAACTTATCTTACAACTATAAAAAAGGAACGCTGCGGGGAATGCACTATCAAGTTTCCCCAGCAACCGAAACAAAATTAATCCGCTGTACTCAAGGTGCTATCTACGACGTAATTATTGATATGCGTCCTGAGTCTCCGACCTTTTTATCACATTTTGGCGTGGAACTCAGCGCAGATAACCGTCGCGCTTTATACGTTCCGGAAATGTTTGCCCACGGCTATCAAGCACTTACAGATGATGCTGAAGTTGTGTATCAAGTTGGTGAATTTTATACACCTGGCTATGAACGGGGGCTGCGCTTTGATGACCCATTTTTTAACATTGAATGGCCCGTCGATGTTACGGAAATTTCTGAGAAAGATTTAAATTGGCCCTTGATGAGAATGATGAGCGTGGGAGGCACATCTTCTAGATAA
- a CDS encoding phytanoyl-CoA dioxygenase family protein yields MLDTITNKIFELKSELGYRTALVNHAKNLPVLESGDRYIVNALQKEGVYVTTLDELGFTSTPQLLNAAYNQLSSMATPNHNSAGKLLPQIYTVTDLPEFSTWGQEQRLLNIVENYIGLPVAFQGVHLRKDLPNENQFGTLLWHKDSEDRRMVKIIIYLTDVEEKDGPFEYVPLSLTSLYSLNYYRIYHKLWKAGYIGINDDELKEIIPKSAWKSCPGPAGTVIFTDPKTALHHGTLRTEERSALFYVYTANPPKRPELCTQYWDDTFARPELSKESDSVKVGT; encoded by the coding sequence ATGCTTGATACCATCACAAACAAAATATTTGAACTGAAATCAGAGTTAGGTTACAGAACTGCATTGGTGAACCATGCCAAAAATTTGCCTGTATTGGAGTCAGGCGATCGCTATATTGTTAACGCTCTCCAAAAAGAAGGGGTTTACGTCACAACACTCGACGAATTAGGATTCACCTCCACCCCACAACTTCTCAATGCTGCTTACAATCAATTGTCCAGCATGGCAACACCTAACCACAACAGTGCAGGTAAATTGCTTCCCCAAATTTACACAGTTACAGATTTACCTGAATTTTCTACTTGGGGACAAGAACAAAGACTGCTAAATATCGTTGAAAATTACATCGGGCTTCCCGTTGCTTTTCAAGGTGTACATTTACGCAAAGATTTACCCAACGAAAATCAATTTGGAACGCTGCTATGGCATAAAGATTCAGAAGACCGGAGAATGGTCAAAATAATCATTTATTTGACTGATGTCGAAGAAAAAGACGGTCCTTTTGAATATGTTCCTCTATCTTTAACTTCCTTATATAGCTTGAATTATTATCGAATTTACCACAAGCTTTGGAAGGCAGGATATATAGGTATCAACGATGATGAATTGAAAGAAATTATCCCCAAATCAGCTTGGAAATCTTGTCCAGGACCAGCAGGTACAGTCATTTTTACAGATCCAAAAACTGCTTTACATCACGGAACCCTGCGGACAGAAGAACGGTCAGCGCTGTTTTATGTTTACACCGCTAACCCCCCCAAGCGACCAGAACTTTGTACCCAATACTGGGATGATACTTTTGCTAGACCAGAGTTAAGCAAAGAATCTGATTCGGTTAAAGTAGGCACATAG
- a CDS encoding glycosyltransferase family 2 protein yields MDKLLTIAIPTYNRAELLDKQLAWLAEAIKGFESECEIFVSDNCSPDNTQEVVNKWQNILSHVTFTYHKNTANIGVMRNIIHCLKSAKTKFVWAIGDDDPIQERAVAYTINKIKNTNDLSLLFLNFSGRNKITGEPVHPPTIVGNRWFDADSEDGNGDGKAIFEHCYSKSVGAVIFLTATVYKTDLVKRALEIWEDAASNWISLAYLAGYCAANGSVIVTKDTYMECIVGVSYWQKEPKSALLMQYKHIPEIIQKFQQIGYSKEFCNRMMLQNFKEVNLKVFLGALRRWPAFALNVGISFLTLVSLSAFEEISSTNFQIAESSLTTEELRSFEQ; encoded by the coding sequence ATGGATAAATTACTCACCATTGCTATCCCTACTTACAACCGCGCCGAGTTACTTGATAAACAGTTAGCATGGCTTGCCGAAGCTATAAAAGGCTTTGAATCAGAATGTGAAATTTTTGTTTCTGATAATTGTTCACCAGACAATACTCAAGAAGTAGTTAATAAGTGGCAAAATATTCTTAGCCACGTCACGTTTACTTATCACAAAAATACAGCAAATATAGGCGTGATGCGAAATATCATTCATTGCCTGAAGTCTGCAAAAACTAAATTTGTTTGGGCAATTGGTGATGATGACCCAATTCAAGAAAGAGCAGTCGCCTATACGATAAATAAAATTAAAAACACTAACGATTTATCATTATTGTTTCTAAACTTTTCAGGTCGAAACAAAATCACTGGTGAACCTGTCCATCCACCGACAATAGTTGGTAATCGCTGGTTTGATGCTGATAGTGAAGATGGTAATGGTGACGGCAAAGCAATATTTGAACATTGTTATTCCAAGAGTGTCGGTGCTGTCATTTTTCTAACTGCTACGGTGTACAAAACCGATCTGGTAAAACGCGCTTTAGAAATTTGGGAAGATGCGGCAAGTAACTGGATATCTTTGGCGTATTTAGCAGGATATTGTGCTGCCAATGGTAGTGTAATCGTCACTAAAGATACTTATATGGAATGTATTGTTGGTGTTAGCTATTGGCAGAAAGAGCCAAAATCTGCACTTTTAATGCAGTACAAACATATTCCAGAAATTATTCAGAAATTTCAGCAGATTGGATATTCTAAGGAATTTTGCAACCGGATGATGTTGCAGAATTTTAAAGAAGTGAATTTGAAAGTGTTTTTAGGCGCTTTGAGAAGATGGCCTGCATTTGCTCTAAATGTAGGAATTAGCTTTTTGACTTTAGTAAGCTTGTCTGCTTTTGAAGAAATTTCTTCTACCAATTTCCAGATAGCTGAGTCAAGTCTTACTACTGAAGAATTACGAAGTTTTGAGCAATAA
- a CDS encoding NAD-dependent epimerase/dehydratase family protein, which translates to MKILVTGTEGYLGSLLPPLLIERGHEVIGVDTGFYKVGWLYNGTEVTAKTLNKDIRNITAEDLQGVEAIVHMAELSNDPTGQLSPTITYDINHKGSVRLAKLAKEAGVRRFVYMSSCSVYGVATEGDVTEESSVNPQTAYAECKTLVERDVKPLADDDFSPTFMRNATAFGASPRMRFDIVLNNLAGLAWTTKEIKMTSDGTPWRPLVHALDICKAIVCAVEAPRDIVHNQIFNVGDTTNNYRVKEIAEIIADVFTGCKLSFGDSGADNRSYRVSFDKINTILPGFKCDWNAQRGAQQLFDLFSQIDMTEETFLSRGYTRLKQLEYLIRTQQIDQDFFWTKK; encoded by the coding sequence ATGAAAATTCTTGTCACCGGCACCGAAGGTTATCTAGGTTCATTATTACCTCCTTTGTTAATCGAACGGGGACACGAAGTTATCGGTGTAGACACCGGATTTTATAAAGTGGGTTGGCTGTACAACGGTACTGAAGTAACAGCAAAAACCCTTAATAAAGATATCCGTAATATCACCGCTGAAGATTTACAAGGTGTCGAGGCGATCGTTCACATGGCGGAACTCTCCAACGACCCCACCGGACAACTATCACCTACTATTACCTACGATATCAACCATAAAGGTTCTGTTCGCCTTGCCAAACTAGCCAAAGAAGCGGGTGTGCGTCGCTTCGTATACATGTCTTCGTGCAGTGTTTACGGTGTAGCCACAGAAGGTGATGTCACCGAAGAATCATCAGTAAATCCGCAAACAGCTTACGCAGAATGCAAAACCTTGGTAGAACGAGATGTCAAGCCATTGGCTGATGATGACTTCTCTCCTACTTTTATGCGAAATGCTACTGCCTTTGGTGCTTCCCCCAGAATGCGGTTTGATATCGTTTTAAACAACTTGGCAGGCTTGGCATGGACTACCAAAGAAATTAAAATGACCAGCGATGGTACACCTTGGCGTCCGTTAGTTCATGCGTTGGATATTTGTAAAGCAATTGTCTGCGCGGTTGAAGCACCACGGGATATTGTACACAATCAAATTTTCAACGTCGGCGATACTACTAATAACTATCGAGTTAAAGAAATCGCGGAAATTATTGCTGATGTTTTCACAGGTTGTAAATTATCTTTTGGCGATAGCGGTGCAGACAACCGCAGCTATCGAGTATCTTTTGATAAAATTAACACAATCCTGCCCGGATTTAAGTGTGACTGGAATGCCCAACGTGGCGCTCAACAGTTGTTTGATTTGTTCAGCCAAATCGATATGACTGAAGAAACTTTTTTATCTAGAGGTTACACCCGTTTGAAGCAGTTAGAATATCTAATTCGCACCCAGCAAATTGACCAAGATTTCTTCTGGACGAAGAAATAG
- a CDS encoding glycosyltransferase family 8 protein: protein MSISSNQPIVLVCAADNNYAMPLAVTVRSALENLGTNQKIALFILDGGIAESNKNKIIKSLKSEKINISWVQPDNALFTNLVLTRHLTPSCYYRLLITEFLPQELNKAIYLDTDMVVTGDLGEIWNIEIDDDYALAVQDDVDMYISMSDGLRNYKEVGLDGDAKYFNSGLLVINLEKWRTDNIGAKVLEYIQQNKEYVRNDQDGLNAVLAGKWRELHPKWNQMPRIYDYPSWENSPFPEDVYQDLLEQPCIIHFTNTPKPWYAGVKCECTHPKKDLFFQYLDVTDWSGWRDTIWRRIARKFMKLTSLNTSKL, encoded by the coding sequence ATGTCTATTAGCTCCAATCAGCCGATTGTTCTAGTTTGTGCTGCTGATAATAACTATGCCATGCCCCTTGCAGTCACAGTTCGTTCAGCACTTGAAAATTTAGGAACTAATCAAAAAATAGCCTTATTTATTCTTGATGGAGGAATTGCTGAATCAAACAAAAATAAGATTATCAAATCACTGAAATCAGAAAAGATAAATATTTCCTGGGTGCAACCAGATAACGCACTATTTACAAATCTGGTATTAACCAGGCATCTGACACCAAGCTGCTATTATCGACTTCTGATTACCGAATTTTTACCGCAGGAATTAAATAAAGCAATTTATTTAGATACCGATATGGTAGTCACGGGAGATTTAGGAGAAATATGGAACATTGAAATTGACGATGACTATGCGCTAGCAGTTCAAGACGACGTGGATATGTATATATCCATGTCTGATGGTTTAAGAAACTACAAAGAAGTCGGACTTGATGGAGATGCTAAATATTTCAATTCTGGACTTTTAGTAATTAATCTCGAAAAGTGGCGAACTGATAACATAGGCGCAAAAGTTCTCGAATATATTCAACAAAACAAAGAATATGTTCGTAACGACCAGGATGGACTAAACGCAGTTCTTGCAGGTAAATGGCGAGAACTTCATCCCAAATGGAATCAAATGCCTAGGATATACGATTATCCATCATGGGAAAATAGCCCTTTTCCAGAAGATGTTTACCAGGATTTGCTTGAGCAACCTTGTATTATTCACTTTACTAATACTCCCAAACCTTGGTATGCGGGAGTGAAATGTGAATGTACGCATCCTAAAAAAGATTTATTCTTCCAATATCTTGACGTCACAGATTGGTCAGGCTGGCGGGATACTATCTGGAGAAGAATTGCGAGAAAATTCATGAAATTAACATCATTAAATACATCCAAGTTGTGA
- the lhgO gene encoding L-2-hydroxyglutarate oxidase, with protein sequence MYDFAIIGGGIVGLSTAMALGKRYPNAKILVLEKESKWAFHQTGNNSGVIHSGIYYKPGSFKAKFCRDGSRSMVEFCQEHDIAHEVCGKVIVATDEQELPRLENLYKRGLENGLEVKRISAEEVKEIEPHVTCVAGIRVDSTGIANYKQVCLKYAELIAKQGGELRLNTKVEKISRSGKNQVLETNNGTFETRFVINCAGLHSDRLAKLAQVDPQAKIVPFRGEYYELIPEKRYLVKTLIYPVPNPDFPFLGVHFTKMIDGSVHAGPNAVLSLKREGYKKTDFDLRDFAEVMTYPGFWKLAAKHADEGIQEIIRSFSKAAFTRSLQKLIPEVRSEDLVPCHAGVRAQALMNDGKLVDDFLIVQDQNSVHVCNAPSPAATSSLEIGKAIVAQIPEQSHLLTAAVN encoded by the coding sequence ATGTATGATTTTGCGATAATAGGTGGGGGAATAGTTGGACTCTCTACAGCAATGGCTTTGGGCAAACGCTATCCCAATGCAAAAATTTTAGTTTTAGAAAAAGAGAGCAAATGGGCATTTCACCAAACCGGTAACAACAGCGGCGTAATTCATTCTGGTATCTACTACAAGCCAGGAAGTTTCAAAGCTAAATTTTGCCGTGATGGTAGTCGCTCAATGGTGGAATTCTGCCAAGAGCATGATATTGCTCATGAAGTTTGCGGTAAAGTAATTGTCGCCACCGATGAACAAGAGCTACCGCGCTTAGAAAATCTTTACAAGCGCGGCTTGGAAAACGGTCTAGAAGTTAAGCGCATCAGTGCCGAAGAAGTCAAAGAAATTGAACCTCATGTGACTTGCGTAGCCGGCATCCGCGTAGATTCAACTGGTATTGCTAATTACAAGCAAGTTTGTTTAAAGTACGCAGAGTTAATTGCAAAGCAAGGTGGCGAACTGCGTCTAAATACAAAAGTTGAGAAAATTTCCCGCAGCGGTAAAAATCAAGTACTGGAAACTAATAACGGTACTTTTGAAACTCGGTTTGTAATTAATTGTGCCGGATTGCATAGCGATCGCCTAGCCAAATTAGCTCAAGTAGATCCGCAAGCCAAAATAGTACCATTCCGGGGCGAATATTACGAATTAATACCAGAAAAGCGCTATCTTGTCAAGACTTTAATTTACCCCGTTCCCAACCCAGATTTTCCCTTCTTGGGCGTCCACTTTACCAAGATGATAGATGGTAGCGTCCACGCAGGACCAAATGCAGTTCTCAGCCTCAAGCGCGAAGGATACAAAAAGACAGACTTTGATTTGCGTGATTTTGCCGAAGTCATGACTTACCCAGGTTTCTGGAAATTAGCAGCAAAACACGCTGATGAAGGCATTCAAGAAATCATTCGCTCTTTTAGTAAAGCAGCCTTCACCAGAAGTTTACAAAAATTAATTCCGGAAGTGCGATCGGAGGATTTAGTTCCCTGCCATGCAGGAGTTCGCGCCCAAGCTTTAATGAACGACGGTAAACTAGTAGACGACTTTTTGATTGTTCAAGATCAAAACTCCGTCCATGTTTGCAATGCTCCTTCTCCTGCTGCCACTTCTTCACTGGAAATTGGTAAAGCCATTGTCGCCCAAATTCCCGAACAATCGCATCTTTTAACAGCAGCAGTTAATTAA
- the rfbF gene encoding glucose-1-phosphate cytidylyltransferase — protein MKAVILAGGLGTRLSEETSIKPKPMVEIGGKPILWHIMKTYSAHGIDDFIICCGYKGYVIKEYFANYFLHMSDVTFDMRFNQMNVHRGNAEPWRITLVDTGDSTMTGGRLKRVADHVGNETFCFTYGDGVSNVNITELINFHKEQKTLGTLTAVQPAGRFGAISLGHDQTKINSFREKQDGDGAWINGGYFILEPEVINLIADDSTVWEQQPLEKLAEMDQLSAYRHHGFWQPMDTLRDRNYLEDLWKNNKAPWKVW, from the coding sequence ATGAAAGCAGTGATTTTGGCTGGAGGACTTGGTACGCGTCTGAGTGAAGAAACTAGCATTAAACCCAAGCCGATGGTCGAGATTGGTGGTAAGCCCATCCTGTGGCACATCATGAAAACTTATTCTGCACACGGTATTGATGACTTTATCATCTGTTGCGGTTATAAAGGGTACGTAATCAAGGAGTATTTTGCCAATTACTTCTTACACATGTCAGACGTGACCTTTGATATGCGGTTTAACCAGATGAACGTGCATCGTGGCAATGCTGAACCCTGGCGTATCACCTTAGTAGATACAGGTGATAGTACCATGACAGGCGGACGCTTGAAGCGAGTAGCAGACCATGTTGGTAATGAAACTTTTTGCTTCACCTACGGTGACGGTGTGAGCAATGTGAATATCACTGAGTTAATTAACTTTCACAAAGAACAAAAAACTTTAGGTACACTCACCGCAGTTCAACCAGCCGGACGCTTTGGTGCCATATCTCTAGGACACGACCAAACTAAAATCAACAGCTTCCGTGAAAAACAAGATGGTGATGGTGCTTGGATTAATGGCGGTTATTTTATCCTAGAACCGGAAGTAATCAACTTGATTGCTGATGATTCCACCGTTTGGGAACAGCAGCCATTAGAAAAGCTCGCAGAAATGGATCAGCTATCTGCTTACAGACATCACGGTTTTTGGCAGCCTATGGATACTTTGCGCGATAGAAACTACCTTGAAGACCTATGGAAGAATAATAAGGCTCCTTGGAAAGTGTGGTAG